TTCCTCACGACCTGGAACGCCTTCTACCAGCCGCTGGTGCTCACCACGTCCGAGTCGATGCGGACGCTGCCGGTGGGGCTGGCCCTGTTCGCCCAGTCGGAGTACTCGGTGGACTGGGGCGCCCTGCTCGCGGGCTCGACGATCGCCACGCTTCCGGTGCTGATCGCGTTCGCGCTCTTCCAGCGGCAGATCGTCGAGGGCGTGCTGCAGGGGAGCGGGCGATGACCGCACCGAAGCGCGGGGCGTGGCGGCCGGAGCCCGCTCTGATCGGGAAGTCGACGACGACCGCCGGCACGGTCCGCGCGATCGGTCTCATGAGCGGCACGTCGGCCGACGGCATGGACGCGGCCGCCGTTCTCATCGAGGGAGGCGACGCGCCGCGACGCGCCACGAAGCTCGTCGCGCTCCGGTCGGTGCCGTTCGAGAGCGCGCTCCGTGCCGAGATCCTCCTCGCCCAGGAGGGCGACCTTCCGATGCGGCGGCTGTTCGCCCTGGCAGTCGCCCTGGGCGAGGCGGGCGCCGACGTGGCCCGCCAGGCGCACGCGGCGGCGGGGTGGAACGAGCCCCCCGACGTGATCGGCTTCCACGGCCAGACCGTATTCCACGACCCGCGCGGCGAGCGCTCGGGGCGACCGCTCACGACGCAGATCGGCGAGGCCGCGGTCGTCGCGCACGCGCTGGGCGCGCCCGTCGTATCGAACTTCCGGATGGCCGACGTGCTCGAAGGGGGCGAGGGCGCCCCGCTGGTGCCGCGGTTCGACTACAACCAGTTCGGGTCCGGCACCGCCGACCGCGTGCTCCTGAACCTGGGCGGGATCGCGAACCTCACGCGCATTCCCGCGGCGTCTCCGATCGGGGCCATCACGGCGTTCGACTGCGGGCCGGGGAACATGCTCCTGGACGGCCTCGTGGCCGCGCTGCGCCCGGACGGGCCGGGATACGATGGCGGGGGCGCCCTCGCGGCCCGCGGCCGCGTGGATGAGGCCGTGCTCGCCGAGTTTCTCGCGCATCCCTTCTTCGCGAGGAAGCCGCCGAAGAGCGCTGGGCGCGAGGAGTTCGGCGCCGAATTCCGGGAGCGGTTCCTGAAGCGGACCGAGGGCCGGTCGCTGGAGGACCGGCTGCGCACCGCGGTCGAGATCACGGCGGCCGGCGTCGCGGGCGGGATCGAGCAGTCGGGATCCGGCGCTCCGGACGAGGTGATCGTGTCCGGGGGCGGGGCGAAGAACGCGGCGCTGCTCGACGCGATCCGCTCCCGCCTTCCGAAGAGCGCCGTTCGAACCACCGACGAATTCGGCGTCCCCTCCGAGGCCAAGGAGGCGATGGCGTTCGCCTTTCTGGCCGCGGAGAGCCTGGCGGGTCGGCCGGGCAACGTCCCGGCCGCGACCGGCGCCCGGAAGGAGGTCGTGCTTGGCAGCATCACGCTGGCTCCCATTCCCAGGCGATAGCGCGGGCCGCCGCTCCCGAGGGCTTCGGGCGCTGGCCGCGGCACTGGCCGTCGCGCTCGCCTCGGGTTGCGCCGCGAATCGCCC
The genomic region above belongs to Candidatus Binatia bacterium and contains:
- a CDS encoding anhydro-N-acetylmuramic acid kinase — translated: MTAPKRGAWRPEPALIGKSTTTAGTVRAIGLMSGTSADGMDAAAVLIEGGDAPRRATKLVALRSVPFESALRAEILLAQEGDLPMRRLFALAVALGEAGADVARQAHAAAGWNEPPDVIGFHGQTVFHDPRGERSGRPLTTQIGEAAVVAHALGAPVVSNFRMADVLEGGEGAPLVPRFDYNQFGSGTADRVLLNLGGIANLTRIPAASPIGAITAFDCGPGNMLLDGLVAALRPDGPGYDGGGALAARGRVDEAVLAEFLAHPFFARKPPKSAGREEFGAEFRERFLKRTEGRSLEDRLRTAVEITAAGVAGGIEQSGSGAPDEVIVSGGGAKNAALLDAIRSRLPKSAVRTTDEFGVPSEAKEAMAFAFLAAESLAGRPGNVPAATGARKEVVLGSITLAPIPRR